In one Phyllostomus discolor isolate MPI-MPIP mPhyDis1 chromosome 8, mPhyDis1.pri.v3, whole genome shotgun sequence genomic region, the following are encoded:
- the PDLIM2 gene encoding PDZ and LIM domain protein 2 isoform X1 gives MGGGRSRSPGQLSTESGRLRQWRLQRQPRRLLVLPPLPPGRGCPAGQPSPGMALTVDVAGPAPWGFRITGGRDFHKPITVTKVMERGKAEAADLRPGDIILAINGENAQGMLQAEAQSKIRQSPSPLRLQLDRSQAASPGQTNGESLEVLATRFQGSVRTHTDSLSSLQSSCSSPASPSPRSYSPFCNQPSTSPPALAGEAAISRSFQSLAYSPGLTAADHLSYGGHPGSRQAGLGSSLAGDSAVLVLPPSPGPRTASPRRSVDSERGGHHLEEDSEVFKMLQENREARAAPRQSSSFRLLQEALEAEERGGTPAFLPSSLSPQSSLPTSRALATPPKLHTCEKCSTSIANQAVRIQEGRFRHPGCYTCADCGLNLKMRGHFWVGDELYCEKHARQRYSAPKTLNSQA, from the exons ATGGGCGGAGGCAGGTCCCGGAGCCCCGGGCAGCTCTCCACAGAGTCGGGCAGGCTGCGGCAGTGGCGGCTGCAGCGACAGCCGCGGCGCCTCCTcgtcctccctcccttgcctcccgGACGCGGCTGCCCAGCTGGACAG CCTTCCCCAGGCATGGCGCTGACTGTGGATGTGGCGGGGCCGGCGCCCTGGGGCTTCCGTATCACCGGGGGCAGGGATTTCCACAAGCCCATCACGGTGACCAAG GTGATGGAGCGGGGCAAGGCCGAGGCTGCTGATCTCAGGCCTGGTGACATTATCCTGGCCATCAATGGGGAGAACGCACAGGGCATGCTCCAGGCAGAGGCCCAGAGCAAGATCCGCCAGAGCCCCTCGCCCCTGCGGCTACAGCTGGACCG GTCCCAGGCTGCCTCTCCTGGGCAGACCAACGGGGAAAGCTTGGAGGTGCTGGCAACCCGTTTCCAG GGCTCAGTGAGGACACACACTGACAGCCTGTCCTCCCTCCAGTCCTCCTgctccagcccagcctcccccagcccccggtCATACAGCCCCTTCTGCAACCAGCCCTCTACCAGCCCGCCTGCCCTCGCTGGGGAAGCAGCGATCAGCCGAAG TTTCCAGAGCCTGGCGTATAGCCCGGGACTCACCGCTGCTGACCACCTGTCCTATGGGGGCCACCCCGGAAGCCGACAG GCTGGCCTTGGCTCCAGCCTTGCTGGCGATTCGGCTGTGCTGGTGCTGCCGCCTTCTCCGGGTCCCCGGACCGCCAGCCCCAGGCGCAG TGTGGACTCGGAGCGGGGAGGCCACCACCTGGAAGAGGACTCCGAGGTCTTCAAGATGCTGCAGGAGAACCGAGAGGCGCGGGCGGCGCCCCGGCAGTCCAGCTCCTTCAGACTCCTGCAGGAGGCCCTGGAGGCCGAGGAGAGAG GTGGCACGCCTGCCTTCCTGCCCAGCTCGCTGAGCCCCcagtcctccctgcccacctccagggCCCTGGCCACCCCACCCAAGCTCCACACGTGTGAGAAGTGCAGCACCAGCATTGC GAACCAGGCCGTGCGCATCCAGGAGGGGCGGTTCCGCCACCCCGGCTGCTACACCTGCGCGGACTGCGGGTTGAACCTGAAGATGCGGGGACACTTTTGGGTGGGGGATGAGCTGTACTGCGAAAAGCATGCCCGCCAGCGCTACTCAGCGCCCAAAACCCTCAACTCCCAGGCCTGA
- the PDLIM2 gene encoding PDZ and LIM domain protein 2 isoform X2: protein MALTVDVAGPAPWGFRITGGRDFHKPITVTKVMERGKAEAADLRPGDIILAINGENAQGMLQAEAQSKIRQSPSPLRLQLDRSQAASPGQTNGESLEVLATRFQGSVRTHTDSLSSLQSSCSSPASPSPRSYSPFCNQPSTSPPALAGEAAISRSFQSLAYSPGLTAADHLSYGGHPGSRQAGLGSSLAGDSAVLVLPPSPGPRTASPRRSVDSERGGHHLEEDSEVFKMLQENREARAAPRQSSSFRLLQEALEAEERGGTPAFLPSSLSPQSSLPTSRALATPPKLHTCEKCSTSIANQAVRIQEGRFRHPGCYTCADCGLNLKMRGHFWVGDELYCEKHARQRYSAPKTLNSQA from the exons ATGGCGCTGACTGTGGATGTGGCGGGGCCGGCGCCCTGGGGCTTCCGTATCACCGGGGGCAGGGATTTCCACAAGCCCATCACGGTGACCAAG GTGATGGAGCGGGGCAAGGCCGAGGCTGCTGATCTCAGGCCTGGTGACATTATCCTGGCCATCAATGGGGAGAACGCACAGGGCATGCTCCAGGCAGAGGCCCAGAGCAAGATCCGCCAGAGCCCCTCGCCCCTGCGGCTACAGCTGGACCG GTCCCAGGCTGCCTCTCCTGGGCAGACCAACGGGGAAAGCTTGGAGGTGCTGGCAACCCGTTTCCAG GGCTCAGTGAGGACACACACTGACAGCCTGTCCTCCCTCCAGTCCTCCTgctccagcccagcctcccccagcccccggtCATACAGCCCCTTCTGCAACCAGCCCTCTACCAGCCCGCCTGCCCTCGCTGGGGAAGCAGCGATCAGCCGAAG TTTCCAGAGCCTGGCGTATAGCCCGGGACTCACCGCTGCTGACCACCTGTCCTATGGGGGCCACCCCGGAAGCCGACAG GCTGGCCTTGGCTCCAGCCTTGCTGGCGATTCGGCTGTGCTGGTGCTGCCGCCTTCTCCGGGTCCCCGGACCGCCAGCCCCAGGCGCAG TGTGGACTCGGAGCGGGGAGGCCACCACCTGGAAGAGGACTCCGAGGTCTTCAAGATGCTGCAGGAGAACCGAGAGGCGCGGGCGGCGCCCCGGCAGTCCAGCTCCTTCAGACTCCTGCAGGAGGCCCTGGAGGCCGAGGAGAGAG GTGGCACGCCTGCCTTCCTGCCCAGCTCGCTGAGCCCCcagtcctccctgcccacctccagggCCCTGGCCACCCCACCCAAGCTCCACACGTGTGAGAAGTGCAGCACCAGCATTGC GAACCAGGCCGTGCGCATCCAGGAGGGGCGGTTCCGCCACCCCGGCTGCTACACCTGCGCGGACTGCGGGTTGAACCTGAAGATGCGGGGACACTTTTGGGTGGGGGATGAGCTGTACTGCGAAAAGCATGCCCGCCAGCGCTACTCAGCGCCCAAAACCCTCAACTCCCAGGCCTGA